Part of the Geovibrio ferrireducens genome, ATACAAACACCGCACCCTGTACAATTTAAAGATTCATGGACAATAACTCCATCCTCTGTCTTTGTTAAAGCTGCTGAAGGACAAAGAGTTATGCAAAGGTTGCATTTATCACAATTTTCTTCAGAATAGCGAATAGTACCGAAAGGTATATTTCTGTCAAAAAGAAGCGGCTTTTTGATATAAGGTAAAAGCATTGAAATTGTTTTCTCAAACAATACTTTTCTCTGAGATTTCTTTTTTGAATCGCCAATATTCACACTTTCTCTGCTCTGTTCCATCAGAACATCAACAGCAGAAAACGCACCCGAAGCCAGTTCCCGGCCGAAAAGACTGAAAAAACCTCGTCTGCTGACATTTATCTGCTTTTTTTCTCTACTGCTTAAACATGGAAAGGAGCTAAATCTGATTACAATATATTCACTGTTGCCTGCTGAAATAGCGCAACCCTCAAGACTGCCGCTGAACCCTTTTAAACTTTTTAACTGAAGACGCAGAAAATTCTTTCCGTTTCCGAAAGCACATTCGGCACAGTTCCCGCTATACAGCATCAGTTCTCGGACACCCTTTATACCCAAATACAGCAAACCGACTGCATTAAGCTGACTCAGGCAGTTCAGTCTCATTGCGCCATATGATGATTTACCGCACGACAGAAGAAGTTTTCCTTTCTCTGCTTTTTCTGCGAGTGAATCAAGCCACTGTATTTCAGATAAGCCTTTGTATTGAAAAGCTCCGTAACGGCAGGCTGAAACACATCTTTCACACCCTATGCAGAACTCAGGATCTATGCTCAATGCAGTACCCGGTCTGCCTATGCGCACGGCCCCCGCAGGGCATATATCTATACAGTCGCGGCATCCGGCATTCTTGTGGTACATATTAATGCAGAACACCGAGCTTACTTTAACCGGTACAGAAGAAAGACTGATTCCATACTGCATTATTGACTCCGTAAAAAAGAATGAAAGCGGCGGGAATAAACCCACCGCCAATTAAAATGAGTTAACAAGTAATTTCAGAGAGCTCTTCCTTAAGTTGGCAGATATACTCAAAATCAGCCTTAATAAACCCCTGAACAACAAGTGAAAGATACTTGTAAAATTCAAGTGACGTGTTTTTTACAACATCTTCAGCCAGCTTAGGTATCCACTTGCATAAGTGTTTATCGAGGAATAGCTTTTGCGTTTCTAAATTTTCAATAAGCTCCTCAGTTTTGCCTATCTCAGCAAATTCAACACATTGACGGGACAAAAACGCCATAAAGCTCATTTCTGCCGTAACATGGTCTTCCGGCTCTTTAAACTCCTTATTCTTGCCAATGCCGTGTTTATAATATATTTCATATACATTCTCCCACGGCTCCTGCATAACCAATCTAGATTCGGACATATAAACGGACTCGTGCGGAGTGACAGTGTGGCCGGTGTGAGAAGCTTTGTTTACACCCAGAAAAAGCTTAGCAAATTCTCCTGCTATCCGGCTCTCGTCCATGCCATTTTCAATACTTTTACCCAGCCCTGAAACATCTGCCGCAAAAGAAGAATCACCGTTCTCCTTTGCCATTTCAGACATTACAGCGACATACTTCTTTAATCTGGCCAGGTCTGGTTCCTTGAACTCCACATTAAAAGGAGCAGAAAGAATATTATACAGATCTGCCCTCAGTCTCATATACTGCAAGAGTGTATTCATAAGATAACCTTTCAGCTCTTCTGTTTGAAGATTATATTAGGCCCTATTCCGCCGCGCTCAAAATCGACTAAACTTTCTGATGCACTGGGGTATTTTGCCCTAAGCTCATCCATGGAGCCGAAATCAAGAGCCCTGTTCCAGCATGCAGCTACGCAGGCGGGACGCAGCCCTTCTTTAACTCTGTCAAGACATCCCGTGCATTTTGTCATACGCGGTCTGGCAGCGTTTTCAAGGCTGTATTCCTTGTATTTTGAATCATAGAATTGAGGCGCTCCCCATGGGCAGGCTCCCTGACATTTTCCACAGGAAATACAGGTTGAATTATCCACAAGAACCAAACCAGTTTCAGAGTCTTTAGTGATGATCCCCATCGGGCATGCTTTGATACATGCAGGTTCATCACAATGATTACAACTTACTGAAAGAAAACGTTTATCCACGTTGTATCTGAAAATGCCCGTTGAACCTTCAGAAACAGAACCATCCAATACAGTGCTGACCCGTCTCCAGTTTTCTTTCATATAATATTTACGGAAAAGTTCGTAATTATTAGCACCGGTATCGGGATTAATATAATTCTCTCCGTTGTCCTGTTCGCCCACAGCAGACATATATTCTTCATCGTCTTCTCTTATGTTTATCTTTGCGTCACCGCGGCGTTCTTCATTCCAGTTTTTGCATGCAGAAGAGCACGTCTGGCAACCAACACACCTGTCCTGATTAAAGTAAAATCCCAACTGGCTCATATTTCAGTACCTCCGTTCTCAGGTTTAACAAGGCTAACTTCACACGGTCCTGACTGAGCAGGAACGGCTCCTGTGCACATCATCGTATCTTCCCCAAAAAAGTCGTTGGTGAGAATGTTATCTGCTCCGCCAACATCGACAGGGACTGATCTTTCGTGGAATGCTTCGAGATTAGCTGGGTCGCTGCCGTCCTGCATCCATACTTTCACTCTTTCAGTGGGGTGTGCCCTGTACCATGCCCCGTGTTCAATACTTACTATTCCTGGTAAAATTTCATGTGTAAGATGAGCGGGAATCTTCATGCAGCCGCGGTCGTTATATACATAAACCATTGCACCCTCGGTTATTCCTCTTTCTGCGGCTGTAATAGGATTTAGTTTAGCCATCTGAGGGAACATGTCCTTGATTGCAGCAACGCTGTCAAAAACAGTATGACCGCGGTTGCGCGATTTATTGGTCATATAAGTCATTTTGTAAGCGCGTCCGCTAAGCGGTGATACGAAGCCGGTGAATTTCCCTGTAAGCGGGTTTCTGTTGTCAAAATATGTTTCCCTTCCGTGCAGGTTCGGCTGATAGCAGAGAGTGGCGTTTCTCCAACCACCGGGGTAGTATACCGCCGGCACAGGATTAGCAGGATCAATGTCCCCGCTGAGGTACGGATCTGTGACCTTCTCGGCTGGACGCATGGCTCTGAACAGAGAGTAAAAATTCAGGAAGCCTGTGCTGGTGTCAAGTGTACCCGAAGGGATGAGATCTCCCATCATGGGAACAAGAGGTGTGTCTTTCGGCACTTCAAGAGTAAAAGTTCCGATTTCTCTCATCTCATCAGCAGAGGGCAAAGCGGTATCAGAACTAACTTTCTGTTTGTAGTAATCGGTTATTTTGACATTATTGTATGCGTCTTCAGTGAAAGTATCAAAAGGAGCAAATACATACGGTGCGCCTGTTAACCCTTTCTCAGTGAGTTTAGCGCCGAGACGCTGCTGAAGCTCGTGCTCCGGGAGAGTGTCATACATAACATCGATCACCTTTTCCCTGTGAAAGAAGTGAGTTATCGATGTGTAGGCAGGAATGGCAAAGGTGTCACTCTCAAAGTGAGTTGCAGCAGGAAGAATAATATCAGCCAGTAAAGCAGTGGGGGTCATCACCTGATCCATCACGATCTGAGTAGGCACTTTGCGTGCAGCCAGAATATTTTTGTTTGTATTCGGGTGAGTGTTGATATTATTGATATTGGTGTGAATTATAACATCAACATCAATAAGCTTATCGCCCGCAGAAGATAAATCAACTCTGCCGCTTGTCTGATATTTAACATCTTCAATCAGATTAGCTC contains:
- a CDS encoding 4Fe-4S dicluster domain-containing protein, producing MQYGISLSSVPVKVSSVFCINMYHKNAGCRDCIDICPAGAVRIGRPGTALSIDPEFCIGCERCVSACRYGAFQYKGLSEIQWLDSLAEKAEKGKLLLSCGKSSYGAMRLNCLSQLNAVGLLYLGIKGVRELMLYSGNCAECAFGNGKNFLRLQLKSLKGFSGSLEGCAISAGNSEYIVIRFSSFPCLSSREKKQINVSRRGFFSLFGRELASGAFSAVDVLMEQSRESVNIGDSKKKSQRKVLFEKTISMLLPYIKKPLLFDRNIPFGTIRYSEENCDKCNLCITLCPSAALTKTEDGVIVHESLNCTGCGVCIKACVNGCLQIEQESEYPQRLK
- a CDS encoding TorD/DmsD family molecular chaperone; the encoded protein is MNTLLQYMRLRADLYNILSAPFNVEFKEPDLARLKKYVAVMSEMAKENGDSSFAADVSGLGKSIENGMDESRIAGEFAKLFLGVNKASHTGHTVTPHESVYMSESRLVMQEPWENVYEIYYKHGIGKNKEFKEPEDHVTAEMSFMAFLSRQCVEFAEIGKTEELIENLETQKLFLDKHLCKWIPKLAEDVVKNTSLEFYKYLSLVVQGFIKADFEYICQLKEELSEITC
- a CDS encoding 4Fe-4S dicluster domain-containing protein, whose product is MSQLGFYFNQDRCVGCQTCSSACKNWNEERRGDAKINIREDDEEYMSAVGEQDNGENYINPDTGANNYELFRKYYMKENWRRVSTVLDGSVSEGSTGIFRYNVDKRFLSVSCNHCDEPACIKACPMGIITKDSETGLVLVDNSTCISCGKCQGACPWGAPQFYDSKYKEYSLENAARPRMTKCTGCLDRVKEGLRPACVAACWNRALDFGSMDELRAKYPSASESLVDFERGGIGPNIIFKQKS